The following proteins are co-located in the Nocardioides piscis genome:
- a CDS encoding 2'-5' RNA ligase family protein: MPTIGVALAIPEPWATELQDYRTSVGDFTATQIPTHITLIPPVEIGDDDLAAVEEHLCGVAAGVDAFRVHLRGTGTFRPVSPVVFVTVVEGISGCEQLAKAVRRGPSTSSCPSPTTPT; this comes from the coding sequence GTGCCGACGATCGGAGTTGCCCTCGCGATTCCGGAGCCCTGGGCCACCGAGCTGCAGGACTACCGGACCTCGGTCGGCGACTTCACGGCGACCCAGATCCCCACGCACATCACCTTGATCCCCCCAGTCGAGATCGGGGACGACGACCTGGCGGCAGTGGAGGAGCACCTGTGTGGCGTGGCGGCCGGCGTCGACGCCTTCCGCGTCCACCTGCGGGGGACCGGGACCTTCCGGCCCGTCTCTCCGGTGGTCTTCGTGACCGTGGTCGAAGGAATCTCCGGGTGTGAACAGCTCGCCAAAGCCGTACGCCGTGGTCCCTCGACGTCGAGCTGTCCTTCCCCTACCACCCCCACGTGA
- a CDS encoding YihY/virulence factor BrkB family protein — protein sequence MSIVDNVKHRIEEARERWPLLDHVVRMVEHYGDVKGSALAAAVTYFAFLSFFPIMALAFAVIGFASRVYPNADEDLVKAINEVLPSIVGGEDGLQISTFQENAPGILSVGLLLALYSGLGWLSGMRTALIAVFEEPEKEQPNFFVGKLRDVLALLTLGTVLISSVAISGVATKLTKPILEFLQLGAGASPVIWVIGLALGMAANTVLFFAFFRLLAAPNVPTRSLWSGALFGAIGFEVLKQLSTYLLASTKDQPAFQAFGIALILVVWMNYFSRVVVLAAAWAYTTRAAREQREREQVAEQVVKGPRIDLAQAAQVALDSGTVTPPARVSRGSFAAGAAAMLAVVAAVRRRR from the coding sequence ATGTCGATCGTCGACAACGTCAAGCACCGCATCGAGGAGGCCCGGGAACGCTGGCCGCTGCTCGACCACGTGGTGCGGATGGTCGAGCACTACGGCGACGTCAAGGGCAGCGCCCTCGCGGCTGCCGTGACCTACTTCGCCTTCTTGTCCTTCTTCCCGATCATGGCTCTCGCGTTCGCCGTCATCGGATTCGCCTCCCGCGTCTATCCCAACGCTGACGAAGACCTCGTCAAGGCGATCAACGAGGTCCTGCCCTCGATCGTCGGTGGCGAGGACGGTCTCCAGATCTCGACCTTCCAGGAGAACGCACCCGGCATCTTGAGCGTCGGCCTGCTGCTTGCGCTGTATTCGGGGCTCGGCTGGCTCTCGGGCATGCGCACCGCCCTGATCGCCGTCTTCGAGGAGCCGGAGAAGGAGCAGCCCAACTTCTTCGTCGGCAAGCTGCGTGACGTCCTGGCTCTGCTCACCCTCGGGACCGTGCTGATCAGCAGCGTCGCGATCTCAGGGGTCGCCACCAAGCTGACCAAGCCGATCCTGGAGTTCCTCCAGCTCGGGGCCGGGGCGTCCCCGGTGATCTGGGTGATCGGGCTGGCGCTGGGGATGGCGGCCAACACTGTGCTCTTCTTCGCCTTCTTCCGGCTGCTGGCCGCGCCCAACGTGCCGACGCGGTCACTGTGGTCGGGAGCGCTGTTCGGCGCGATCGGCTTCGAGGTGCTCAAGCAGCTCTCGACCTACCTGCTGGCCAGCACCAAGGACCAGCCGGCCTTCCAGGCGTTCGGCATAGCGCTGATCCTGGTCGTGTGGATGAACTACTTCTCTCGCGTCGTGGTGCTTGCCGCCGCCTGGGCCTACACCACTCGCGCTGCGCGAGAACAGCGGGAGCGCGAGCAGGTTGCCGAGCAGGTGGTCAAGGGGCCTCGGATCGACCTTGCGCAGGCAGCCCAGGTGGCACTCGACAGTGGAACGGTGACGCCGCCGGCCCGCGTCTCGCGGGGGTCGTTCGCAGCCGGTGCTGCCGCGATGCTCGCGGTTGTCGCCGCCGTACGCCGACGCAGGTGA
- a CDS encoding succinate dehydrogenase/fumarate reductase iron-sulfur subunit translates to MNLTLKIWRQADAAAAGAMHSYELSDVSPDMSFLEMLDVLNEQLNAKGEDPVAFDSDCREGICGACGLMINGDAHGPEVTTTCQLHMRSFSDGETITIEPWRADAFPVIKDLIVDRGALDRIIQQGGFISVNTGSAPEAHSVPVPRDDALRAFNVATCIGCGACVAACPNGSASLFMGAKITHLGELPQGQPERDTRVVNMVAQHDHEGFGGCTNIGECTAACPKEIPLDVISQLNKDLRTALKHGH, encoded by the coding sequence ATGAACCTGACCCTGAAGATCTGGCGCCAGGCTGACGCAGCGGCCGCCGGAGCGATGCACTCCTACGAGCTCAGCGACGTCTCTCCCGACATGTCGTTCCTCGAGATGCTCGACGTGCTCAACGAGCAGCTCAACGCCAAGGGCGAGGACCCGGTCGCCTTCGACTCCGACTGCCGCGAGGGCATCTGCGGCGCCTGCGGCCTGATGATCAACGGTGACGCGCACGGGCCGGAGGTCACGACCACGTGCCAGCTGCACATGCGCTCGTTCTCCGACGGCGAGACGATCACGATCGAGCCCTGGCGTGCCGATGCCTTCCCCGTCATCAAGGACCTCATCGTCGACCGAGGGGCGCTGGATCGGATCATCCAGCAGGGTGGCTTCATCTCGGTCAACACCGGCTCCGCCCCCGAGGCCCACTCGGTGCCCGTCCCCCGCGACGACGCGCTGCGCGCGTTCAACGTGGCCACCTGCATCGGCTGCGGCGCCTGCGTCGCCGCCTGCCCGAACGGCTCGGCATCGTTGTTCATGGGCGCCAAGATCACCCACCTCGGCGAGCTTCCCCAGGGCCAGCCCGAGCGCGACACCCGCGTGGTCAACATGGTCGCCCAGCACGACCACGAGGGCTTCGGTGGCTGCACCAACATCGGCGAGTGCACCGCTGCGTGTCCCAAGGAGATCCCGCTCGACGTGATCTCACAGCTCAACAAGGACCTGCGCACCGCGCTCAAGCACGGTCACTGA
- a CDS encoding succinate dehydrogenase cytochrome b subunit, producing MKGARASRSTIALKILMALSGLIFIGFVLVHMYGNLKAFGGHDSFNEYAHHLRTFGEPMLPYSGLLWIIRVVLLGALVVHVGAGVALWRRAKKARTTKYVVKKNKGSTFASRMMRWGGVTLLLFIIWHLLNFTVGKVNVTGGETNDPYNLLVDSFSTWWLTLIYLVAMAMLGAHLHHGIWSAAQTLGHTGTAAARARWRTVAFVTALIISIGFSVVPVAVLAGVISK from the coding sequence GTGAAGGGGGCGCGTGCTTCGCGCTCGACCATTGCCCTCAAGATCCTGATGGCCCTGTCCGGCCTCATCTTCATCGGCTTCGTGCTGGTGCACATGTACGGCAACCTCAAGGCCTTCGGCGGTCACGACTCGTTCAACGAGTACGCCCACCACCTGCGGACCTTCGGCGAGCCGATGCTCCCCTACAGCGGGCTGCTGTGGATCATCCGCGTGGTGCTGCTCGGCGCGCTGGTCGTCCACGTGGGTGCGGGCGTGGCCCTGTGGCGTCGGGCGAAGAAGGCCCGCACCACGAAGTACGTCGTGAAGAAGAACAAGGGCTCCACGTTCGCGAGCCGGATGATGCGCTGGGGCGGCGTGACGCTGCTGCTGTTCATCATCTGGCACCTCCTCAACTTCACGGTGGGCAAGGTCAACGTCACCGGTGGCGAGACGAACGACCCCTACAACCTGCTCGTCGACTCCTTCTCGACCTGGTGGCTCACCCTGATCTACCTGGTCGCGATGGCCATGCTCGGCGCACACCTGCACCACGGCATCTGGAGCGCCGCCCAGACCCTCGGCCACACCGGAACCGCAGCGGCCCGCGCCAGGTGGCGGACGGTCGCCTTCGTGACCGCGCTGATCATCTCGATCGGCTTCTCCGTCGTCCCGGTCGCCGTCCTCGCCGGCGTCATCTCGAAGTAA
- a CDS encoding fumarate reductase/succinate dehydrogenase flavoprotein subunit, with the protein MTGNEMSGDAAGGMERHTYDVVVIGAGGAGLRAAIASHEAGARTALVCKSLLGKAHTVMAEGGIAAAMGNRWPEDNWEVHFRDTMRGGKMLNNWRMAQLHAQEAPERVQELEDWGALFDRTEDGLISQRDFGGHKYARLAHVGDRTGLEMIRTLQQRAVQLGIDVFMECTITEVLLDRGAGEAKVSGAFGYWRESGRFITFEAPSVILATGGIGKSFKVTSNSWEYTGDGHALALRAGAALINMEFVQFHPTGMVWPPSVKGLLVTESVRGDGGILRNSEGKRFMFDYIPEFFRSETADTEEEADRWYDDKKNNRRPPELLPRDEVARAINSEIKAGRGSPHGGIFLDIASRRDPEFIRKRLPSMYHQFKELADVDITAEPMEIGPTCHYVMGGVEVDPDTQESAVTGLYAVGECSGGMHGSNRLGGNSLGDLLVFGKLAGEAASAYASSLGPARPAVSEQDVKAASASALAPFEVEGGENPYSIQSDLQQSMNDLVGIIRTGAELEQSLAEIEAFKERAKTMVVEGHRQYNPGWHLSIDLRNMLIVSESIARAALAREESRGGHTRDDFPETDHEVWGRKNLIVSLDDTGDGVVLTEKPLPQMPDELKKYFEEPK; encoded by the coding sequence ATGACCGGCAACGAGATGTCCGGCGACGCCGCGGGCGGCATGGAGCGACACACCTACGACGTCGTCGTCATCGGTGCGGGGGGCGCCGGGCTGCGGGCCGCGATCGCCAGCCACGAGGCGGGTGCGCGGACCGCGCTGGTGTGCAAGTCCCTCCTCGGCAAGGCCCACACGGTGATGGCCGAGGGCGGGATCGCAGCAGCGATGGGCAACCGGTGGCCCGAGGACAACTGGGAGGTGCACTTCCGCGACACCATGCGCGGCGGCAAGATGCTCAACAACTGGCGGATGGCCCAGCTGCACGCCCAGGAGGCCCCCGAGCGTGTGCAGGAGCTCGAGGACTGGGGTGCACTCTTCGACCGCACCGAGGACGGCCTGATCTCCCAGCGGGACTTCGGTGGCCACAAGTACGCCCGGCTGGCCCACGTCGGCGACCGCACCGGCCTGGAGATGATCCGCACCCTCCAGCAGCGCGCGGTCCAGCTCGGGATCGACGTCTTCATGGAGTGCACGATCACCGAGGTCCTGCTCGACCGGGGAGCCGGCGAGGCCAAGGTGTCCGGTGCTTTCGGCTACTGGCGCGAGAGCGGCCGGTTCATCACCTTCGAGGCGCCGAGCGTCATCCTCGCCACCGGCGGGATCGGCAAGTCGTTCAAGGTGACGTCCAACTCGTGGGAGTACACCGGCGACGGACATGCCCTCGCCCTGCGCGCCGGCGCCGCCCTGATCAACATGGAGTTCGTGCAGTTCCACCCCACGGGCATGGTCTGGCCGCCCTCGGTCAAGGGGCTGCTGGTCACCGAGTCGGTGCGGGGGGACGGCGGCATCCTGCGCAACTCGGAGGGCAAGCGCTTCATGTTCGACTACATCCCCGAGTTCTTCCGATCGGAGACGGCCGACACCGAGGAGGAGGCCGATCGCTGGTACGACGACAAGAAGAACAACCGACGTCCGCCCGAGCTGCTCCCGCGCGACGAGGTCGCGCGGGCCATCAACTCCGAGATCAAGGCCGGTCGCGGGTCACCGCACGGCGGGATCTTCCTCGACATCGCCTCGCGTCGTGATCCTGAGTTCATCCGCAAGCGGCTGCCTTCGATGTATCACCAGTTCAAGGAGCTGGCCGACGTCGACATCACCGCGGAGCCGATGGAGATCGGTCCGACCTGTCACTACGTGATGGGCGGGGTGGAGGTCGATCCGGACACCCAGGAGAGCGCCGTGACCGGTCTGTATGCCGTCGGCGAGTGCTCCGGTGGGATGCACGGCTCCAACCGCCTGGGCGGCAACTCGCTCGGCGACCTGCTGGTGTTCGGCAAGCTCGCGGGGGAGGCGGCGTCGGCATACGCCTCATCGCTCGGTCCTGCCAGACCCGCCGTGTCCGAGCAGGACGTGAAGGCCGCCTCGGCGAGTGCGCTGGCACCGTTCGAGGTCGAGGGCGGGGAGAATCCCTACTCCATCCAGAGCGACCTGCAGCAGTCGATGAACGACCTCGTCGGCATCATCCGGACCGGCGCCGAGCTCGAGCAGTCGCTGGCCGAGATCGAGGCCTTCAAGGAGCGCGCCAAGACGATGGTCGTCGAGGGGCACCGGCAGTACAACCCCGGCTGGCACCTCTCGATCGACCTGCGCAACATGCTCATCGTCTCCGAGTCGATCGCCAGGGCCGCGCTGGCGCGTGAGGAGTCACGCGGTGGCCACACGCGCGACGACTTCCCCGAGACCGACCACGAGGTGTGGGGACGCAAGAACCTCATCGTCAGCCTCGACGACACCGGCGACGGCGTCGTGCTCACCGAGAAGCCCCTGCCCCAGATGCCCGACGAGCTCAAGAAATACTTCGAGGAGCCGAAATGA
- a CDS encoding succinate dehydrogenase/fumarate reductase iron-sulfur subunit, giving the protein MSGYELKLRVWRGDRDGGDLADYTVDVSEGEVVLDALHRLQATQTGDLAIRWNCKAGKCGSCSAEINGRPRLLCMTRLSDFEPTETITVTPMRAFPVIRDLVTDVSFNYEKAKELPGVELGPRDADGKRRMAQVDIERGQEFRKCIECFLCQDTCHVVRDHEDNKPAFAGPRFFLRYAELDMHPLDTADRRARAQGAAGLGMCNITKCCTEVCPEGIKITDNAIIPMKERVVDRKYDPLVWLGNKIGLRSKDYDGRTEV; this is encoded by the coding sequence ATGAGTGGGTACGAGCTCAAGCTGCGCGTATGGCGCGGCGACCGTGACGGCGGGGACCTGGCCGACTACACGGTCGACGTCTCCGAGGGGGAGGTCGTCCTCGATGCCCTGCACCGGCTGCAGGCCACCCAGACCGGTGACCTGGCGATCCGGTGGAACTGCAAGGCCGGCAAGTGCGGCTCCTGCAGCGCCGAGATCAACGGCCGGCCTCGGCTGCTCTGCATGACCCGGCTCTCGGACTTCGAGCCGACCGAGACGATCACCGTCACCCCGATGCGGGCGTTCCCGGTCATCCGTGACCTCGTCACCGACGTGTCCTTCAACTACGAGAAGGCCAAGGAGCTGCCGGGTGTCGAGCTGGGGCCGCGGGACGCGGACGGCAAGCGCCGGATGGCCCAGGTCGACATCGAACGTGGACAGGAGTTCCGCAAGTGCATCGAGTGCTTCCTGTGCCAGGACACCTGCCATGTCGTGCGTGACCACGAGGACAACAAGCCCGCCTTCGCCGGACCACGGTTCTTCCTGCGCTATGCAGAGCTCGACATGCACCCGCTCGACACGGCCGACCGGCGGGCGCGCGCACAGGGGGCGGCCGGTCTGGGGATGTGCAACATCACCAAGTGCTGCACCGAGGTCTGTCCGGAGGGGATCAAGATCACCGACAACGCGATCATCCCGATGAAGGAGCGCGTCGTGGACCGGAAGTACGACCCGCTCGTCTGGCTGGGCAACAAGATCGGTCTGCGCAGCAAGGACTACGACGGGCGCACGGAGGTCTGA
- a CDS encoding VOC family protein — protein sequence MEMKLELIMVPVTDVDAAKAFYEKVGFVVDHDHTPGEGIRFVQLTPPGSACSIAIGQGLTRMQPGSLDNLQAVVADADATLADLTSRGVEATGVAELEWGRFVSFGDPDGNQWTLQQLPDRSGGTQ from the coding sequence ATGGAGATGAAGCTCGAGCTGATCATGGTGCCGGTGACCGACGTCGACGCAGCAAAGGCGTTCTACGAGAAGGTCGGCTTCGTCGTCGACCACGACCACACCCCGGGCGAGGGGATCAGGTTCGTCCAGCTGACCCCACCCGGGTCAGCCTGCTCGATCGCGATCGGTCAGGGCCTGACCCGGATGCAACCCGGTTCGCTCGACAACCTGCAGGCGGTGGTCGCGGACGCCGATGCGACCCTCGCCGACCTCACGTCGCGCGGGGTCGAGGCGACCGGGGTGGCTGAGCTCGAGTGGGGCCGGTTCGTTTCCTTCGGCGACCCCGACGGCAACCAGTGGACCCTGCAGCAGCTCCCGGACCGGTCAGGTGGCACCCAGTGA
- a CDS encoding methylmalonyl-CoA mutase family protein has protein sequence MTDVPTDLEGGLNEPEELEPEQGSLRLASPDDHYDATAWEAATAAVLRKSRRLGEDDPDSLVWDKLTRTTLDGIAVAPIGTPDDLDGLATSGRPTRAGDWDIRAHLSGPDAAAANEAALLDLDNGATSLWVELGAGLGVEDLPRALQGVLLDLAPVVLSGSSLAAAQQLVALADDAGTDLHPGTNLGADAAAPDLVDVAKLAQEHGVLGVVASGIDIHERGASDAQELGVAIAAGVAALRTLTESGLGVDEAAALIEFRLAATDEQFPTIAKLRAARRLWARVLELSGAGDAASAQMRQHVVTSRPQMSKYDPWVNMLRGTVAAFAAGVGGAEAVTVIPFDEPLGQPDVLGRRIARNTSSLLISESHVARVADPAGGSYAVEKLTDDLAAAGWAELQRIEAGGGLGADTGLTERVEAVATERDKQVAERKRPLTGVTEFPNLGEQLPERNPSPVGADVRRYGAAFEAMRDEPAASPVFLATMGPIAVHTARATFATNLFAAGGVAVEAAGATDGVESVLAAYEDQKVVCLAGADAAYAEWGTALVTALREAGAEHVIIAGKPIEGVDDSCAMGVDALAFLTTTREKLA, from the coding sequence ATGACCGACGTCCCCACCGACCTCGAGGGTGGCCTGAACGAGCCCGAGGAGCTGGAGCCCGAGCAGGGCTCGCTCCGCCTGGCATCGCCAGACGACCACTACGACGCCACAGCCTGGGAGGCAGCCACGGCTGCCGTCCTGCGCAAGAGCCGCAGGCTCGGTGAGGACGACCCCGACTCGCTCGTGTGGGACAAGCTCACGCGCACCACCCTCGACGGGATCGCCGTCGCGCCCATCGGCACGCCCGACGACCTCGACGGGCTGGCGACGTCGGGCCGCCCGACCCGGGCAGGCGACTGGGACATCCGCGCCCACCTCAGCGGCCCGGACGCGGCCGCGGCCAACGAGGCGGCACTGCTCGACCTCGACAACGGCGCCACGTCGCTGTGGGTCGAGCTCGGCGCCGGGCTCGGCGTCGAGGACCTCCCGCGTGCTCTTCAGGGGGTCCTGCTCGACCTGGCGCCCGTCGTCCTGTCGGGCTCGTCGCTCGCAGCGGCCCAGCAGCTGGTCGCGCTTGCCGACGATGCCGGCACCGACCTGCACCCCGGCACCAACCTCGGCGCCGACGCGGCAGCCCCCGACCTGGTCGACGTCGCGAAGCTTGCGCAGGAGCACGGTGTGCTCGGCGTCGTGGCGTCCGGCATCGACATCCACGAGCGGGGCGCCAGCGATGCCCAGGAGCTCGGCGTCGCGATCGCGGCCGGGGTGGCCGCGCTTCGCACGCTCACCGAGAGCGGCCTCGGCGTCGACGAGGCTGCTGCCCTCATCGAGTTCCGGCTGGCGGCCACCGACGAGCAGTTCCCCACGATCGCCAAGCTGCGCGCAGCCCGCCGGCTCTGGGCGCGGGTGCTGGAGCTGAGCGGGGCGGGCGACGCCGCGAGCGCGCAGATGCGCCAGCACGTCGTCACCTCACGTCCCCAGATGAGCAAGTACGACCCGTGGGTCAACATGCTCCGTGGCACCGTCGCCGCCTTCGCCGCGGGAGTGGGCGGTGCCGAGGCCGTCACGGTCATCCCCTTCGACGAGCCGCTCGGGCAGCCCGACGTCCTCGGTCGCCGGATCGCCCGCAACACCTCGTCGCTGCTGATCTCGGAGTCGCACGTCGCGCGGGTGGCGGACCCGGCAGGCGGCTCGTATGCCGTCGAGAAGCTGACCGACGACCTGGCTGCGGCCGGATGGGCGGAGCTCCAGCGCATCGAGGCCGGCGGCGGCCTCGGTGCCGACACCGGCCTCACCGAGCGCGTCGAGGCCGTGGCCACCGAGCGCGACAAGCAGGTCGCCGAGCGCAAGCGGCCGCTGACCGGCGTGACCGAGTTCCCCAACCTCGGCGAGCAGCTGCCTGAGCGCAACCCCTCGCCGGTGGGCGCAGACGTCCGTCGCTACGGTGCCGCCTTCGAGGCGATGCGCGACGAGCCCGCCGCGTCGCCGGTGTTCCTCGCCACGATGGGCCCGATCGCCGTCCACACCGCCCGCGCCACCTTCGCGACCAACCTGTTCGCCGCCGGCGGCGTGGCCGTCGAGGCAGCAGGCGCGACCGACGGCGTCGAGTCGGTGCTGGCGGCATACGAGGACCAGAAGGTCGTCTGCCTGGCGGGCGCCGATGCGGCGTATGCCGAGTGGGGCACCGCCCTCGTCACCGCACTGCGCGAGGCCGGCGCCGAGCACGTCATCATCGCCGGCAAGCCGATCGAGGGTGTCGACGACTCCTGCGCCATGGGCGTGGACGCGCTCGCCTTCTTGACGACCACGAGGGAGAAGCTCGCATGA
- the scpA gene encoding methylmalonyl-CoA mutase — protein MRRPSAAVSKGPVTKPAATDAWGSPEGIDILPVYGPEHLEGLDALDTWPGIAPFLRGPYPTMYTTQPWTIRQYAGFSTAEESNAFYRRNLAAGQKGLSVAFDLATHRGYDSDHPRVRGDVGMAGVAIDSIYDTRTLFDGIPLDEMSVSMTMNGAVLPVMALYIAAAEEQGVKPSQLAGTIQNDILKEFMVRNTYIYPPAHSMRIISDIFAFTSSEMPRFNSISISGYHMQEAGATADLELAYTLADGVEYIRAGLAAGMDIDAFAPRLSFFWAIGMNFFMEVAKMRAARALWARLVREFDPKNPKSLSLRTHSQTSGWSLTAQDVFNNVGRTCIEAMAATQGHTQSLHTNALDEAIALPTDFSARIARNTQLLLQQESRTTEIIDPWAGSYYVERLTHDLAERAWAHILEAERAGGMAKAIEQGIPKMRIEEAAARTQARIDSGAQKVIGVNTFRLPVEDKLDVLRVDNDDVYRQQVAKLERLRAERDDDDVRRALDALTRSAESGASGDGSLDGNLLKLAVDAARAKATVGEISDALEKVYGRHQAVIRTISGVYREESGAAEGSKVAAVLAATEEFEAEEGRRPRILVAKMGQDGHDRGQKVVVTAFADLGFDVDVGPLFSTPEEVAQQAIDADVHIVGVSSLAAGHLTLLPALKKALAEQGRDDIMIVIGGVIPPDDVATLKEMGAAAVFLPGTVIAESALDLLARLREA, from the coding sequence CTGAGGAGGCCGTCCGCGGCCGTCTCGAAGGGTCCTGTCACGAAACCGGCGGCGACGGACGCGTGGGGGAGCCCGGAAGGCATCGACATCCTCCCCGTCTACGGCCCCGAGCACCTCGAGGGCCTCGACGCGCTCGACACCTGGCCCGGCATCGCGCCGTTCCTGCGCGGCCCCTACCCCACGATGTACACCACCCAGCCGTGGACGATCCGTCAGTACGCCGGGTTCTCGACCGCTGAGGAGTCCAACGCCTTCTACCGCCGCAACCTCGCGGCTGGCCAGAAGGGCCTGAGCGTCGCCTTCGACCTCGCCACCCACCGTGGCTACGACTCCGACCATCCACGCGTGCGTGGCGACGTCGGCATGGCCGGCGTGGCCATCGACTCGATCTATGACACCCGCACCCTCTTCGACGGCATCCCGCTCGACGAGATGTCGGTGTCGATGACGATGAACGGCGCGGTGCTGCCGGTCATGGCGCTCTACATCGCGGCGGCCGAGGAGCAGGGGGTGAAGCCCTCACAGCTCGCCGGGACCATCCAGAACGACATCCTCAAGGAGTTCATGGTCCGCAACACCTACATCTATCCGCCGGCGCACAGCATGCGGATCATCAGCGACATCTTCGCCTTCACCTCCTCGGAGATGCCGCGCTTCAACTCGATCTCGATCTCCGGCTACCACATGCAGGAGGCCGGAGCCACGGCCGACCTGGAGCTGGCCTACACGCTGGCCGACGGGGTCGAATACATCCGGGCCGGCCTTGCCGCAGGCATGGACATCGACGCGTTCGCGCCGCGGCTGTCGTTCTTCTGGGCGATCGGGATGAACTTCTTCATGGAGGTCGCCAAGATGCGCGCGGCCCGGGCGCTGTGGGCGCGGCTCGTGCGCGAGTTCGACCCGAAGAACCCCAAGTCGCTGAGCCTGCGCACGCACTCGCAGACCTCCGGCTGGTCGCTGACCGCGCAGGACGTGTTCAACAACGTCGGCCGCACCTGCATCGAGGCGATGGCTGCCACCCAGGGCCACACGCAGTCGCTGCACACCAACGCACTCGACGAGGCGATCGCGCTGCCGACCGACTTCTCGGCCCGGATCGCCCGCAACACCCAGCTGCTGCTGCAGCAGGAGTCGCGCACCACCGAGATCATCGACCCCTGGGCCGGTTCCTACTACGTCGAGCGCCTCACCCACGACCTCGCCGAGCGCGCCTGGGCCCACATCCTCGAGGCGGAGCGGGCCGGCGGAATGGCCAAGGCGATCGAGCAGGGCATCCCCAAGATGCGCATCGAGGAGGCGGCTGCCCGCACCCAGGCCCGCATCGACTCCGGCGCCCAGAAGGTGATCGGCGTCAACACGTTCCGGCTCCCCGTCGAGGACAAGCTCGACGTGCTGCGGGTCGACAACGACGACGTCTATCGCCAGCAGGTCGCCAAGCTGGAGCGGCTGCGCGCCGAGCGCGACGACGACGACGTACGCCGCGCGCTCGACGCCCTCACCAGGTCGGCCGAGTCCGGGGCGAGCGGCGACGGGTCGCTCGACGGCAACCTGCTCAAGCTGGCGGTCGACGCCGCTCGCGCCAAGGCCACGGTCGGCGAGATCTCCGATGCCCTCGAGAAGGTCTACGGCCGCCACCAGGCCGTGATCCGTACGATCAGCGGCGTGTATCGCGAGGAGTCGGGAGCAGCCGAGGGCAGCAAGGTCGCAGCCGTGCTGGCCGCCACCGAGGAGTTCGAGGCCGAGGAGGGCCGCCGTCCCCGCATCCTGGTCGCCAAGATGGGCCAGGACGGCCACGACCGCGGACAGAAGGTCGTCGTCACTGCCTTCGCCGACCTCGGCTTCGACGTCGACGTCGGCCCGCTCTTCTCCACCCCTGAGGAGGTCGCCCAGCAGGCGATCGACGCCGACGTGCACATCGTCGGAGTCTCCTCGCTGGCGGCAGGCCACCTCACCCTCTTGCCCGCGCTCAAGAAGGCGCTGGCCGAGCAGGGGCGCGACGACATCATGATCGTGATCGGCGGGGTCATCCCGCCCGACGACGTGGCCACGCTCAAGGAGATGGGTGCCGCCGCGGTGTTCCTGCCCGGCACGGTGATCGCCGAGTCGGCGCTCGACCTGCTCGCTCGGCTCCGTGAGGCCTGA